A genome region from Carya illinoinensis cultivar Pawnee chromosome 2, C.illinoinensisPawnee_v1, whole genome shotgun sequence includes the following:
- the LOC122301721 gene encoding uncharacterized protein LOC122301721: MNILVWNIRGSCSSKASLRRITNKYRPSVVAVLEPFLSVNKCSHWARWLRLPNFYNNVEEGGKVWLFWANGIEFQLHSVMAQALSGWFSLGNSRVLATFIYASCFQDQRRVLWNYLKDLDGGDNIPWFLGGDFNIVRSEGEKIGGVCQSSRGRDEFNSCIQDCSLVDRPYSGNCFSWCNGRLGGGRIWARLDRVLVNTSFLSSFPNSCLMYLPRTSSDHCPMVTSLWVDRRVGPTPFRFQRMWCLHEEFLGVVSECWRQEFQGCPMVKFSRKLKKLKQVLKKWNSEVFGKVEVDLKVIEEELLELENNVQQNYTQDMEVELLRFKQKHIQYLHREEIIGCQKSRVKWICEGDENTAFFHASLRCKKKFKTLESMILEDGSVLDSGEAVLEGTIDFFQQQLTTSAVSFEEPGMNLITSIITEDDNRFLYRVPDLMEVKETLWSIPQDSSPGPDGFSASFFHHAWDIIKEDLLMLAIEFFEGKPLTTFFGATNIVLIPKVDDPRGFSQFRPISLCSVVYKILSKVLVNRLEPIMKKIISNEQSAFIKGRSIFDNISIAQEMVQSMNKKVRGGNVMIKIDMAKAYDRVNWRFLLEVMKRAFSNLPEEKVKPFNANGGTLISHLFYADDVLIFSNGGKRSLLQIMKTLQAYQSMSRQMGNSVWAKFFLKKYVGGKHPMALYNSTGSRFWKGILSLMPIVQQNSCILIRSGACNFWFDNWLGDGAIANTEEVSVDENLLVADILNSSGWDVTKLRMLVSEEMVEKIIASPVQISGGSDVRIWQPNPDGTFFTKYAWHLIRETGPKFDRLHANDIKVLQELNCPISHVSKKSMKAIAWIKPNRDQYKLNVDGSWLRNLGLACGGGVIRDHDGRVLAGFAIHYGQVSNNVAEGRALLDGLKLAQQLGIRDILVESDSEVIDDIQRLFVDLQCSIHHIFREANMVADYLAKEGAFNGVENERVYLKSISDYAWIWYGRDLFRYQCVVKVTLVGDEMD; the protein is encoded by the exons ATGAATATTCTTGTATGGAATATTAGAGGGAGTTGTTCCTCGAAGGCAAGTTTGAGGCGGATTACTAATAAATACCGTCCATCGGTTGTAGCAGTTTTAGAACCTTTTCTTTCAGTTAATAAGTGTTCTCATTGGGCACGGTGGTTACGTCTTccaaatttctataataatgTGGAAGAAGGTGGTAAAGTTTGGTTGTTCTGGGCTAATGGCATTGAGTTTCAACTACATTCAGTGATGGCTCAAGCTCTCTCAGGTTGGTTCTCTCTTGGTAATTCTAGAGTGTTGGCAACTTTTATTTATGCAAGTTGTTTTCAAGATCAGCGTCGGGTCCTTTGGAATTATCTTAAGGATTTAGATGGTGGTGATAATATACCGTGGTTTCTTGgtggggattttaatattgtcCGGTCTGAAGGTGAGAAAATTGGTGGAGTTTGTCAGTCTTCTCGGGGGCGGGATGAGTTCAATAGCTGTATTCAAGATTGTAGTCTTGTTGATCGTCCTTATTCTGGCAATTgtttttcttggtgtaatgggaggTTAGGGGGTGGAAGAATTTGGGCTCGTCTTGATAGAGTGCTGGTGAATACTAGTTTTCTATCAAGTTTTCCTAATAGTTGTTTGATGTATCTTCCTCGAACCTCGTCTGATCATTGTCCTATGGTTACTTCTTTATGGGTTGATAGGAGGGTTGGTCCTACACCTTTTCGTTTTCAAAGAATGTGGTGTTTGCATGAGGAGTTCTTAGGTGTGGTAAGTGAGTGTTGGAGGCAAGAATTTCAAGGTTGCCCGATGGTGAAATTcagtagaaaattaaaaaaattgaaacaagtaTTGAAAAAATGGAATAGTGAGGTCTTCGGTAAAGTGGAAGTAGATCTTAAAGTCATTGAAGAGGAGCTTCTTGAGTTGGAGAATAATGTTCAGCAAAATTATACTCAGGATATGGAAGTTGAGCTTTTGAGATTCAAGCAAAAGCATATCCAATATTTGCATAGAGAGGAGATTATAGGGTGTCAAAAATCCAGAGTTAAGTGGATTTGTGAAGGTGATGAAAACACAGCTTTCTTTCATGCTTCTCttagatgtaaaaagaaatttaagacTTTAGAGAGTATGATTCTTGAAGATGGTAGTGTTCTTGATTCCGGTGAAGCAGTCCTTGAGGGGACTATTGATTTCTTCCAACAGCAGTTAACCACGTCAGCTGTGTCTTTTGAGGAGCCTGGTATGAATCTTATAACTTCTATTATCACTGAGGATGATAATCGGTTTCTTTACAGAGTTCCAGATTTGATGGAGGTTAAGGAGACGCTTTGGTCGATCCCACAAGATAGTAGTCCGGGGCCTGATGGTTTTTCTGCTAGTTTTTTCCATCATGCCTGGGACATTATCAAAGAAGATTTATTGATGTTGGCGATTGAATTCTTTGAGGGGAAGCCTTTAACCACTTTCTTTGGTGCCACCAATATTGTGTTGATACCGAAAGTGGATGACCCAAGGGGTTTTTCACAATTCAGGCCTATCAGTTTATGTTCTgttgtttataaaattttatccaaGGTTCTGGTGAATAGGTTGGAACCAATCATGAAGAAAATAATCTCTAATGAACAATCAGCCTTTATTAAAGGCCGAagcatttttgataatatttctaTTGCTCAAGAAATGGTTCAGAGTATGAACAAGAAAGTGAGAGGTGGTAATGTTatgattaaaattgatatggcaaaggcGTATGACAGGGTAAATTGGAGGTTCTTGTTGGAGGTGATGAAGAG GGCATTTTCAAACCTTCCCGAG GAAAAAGTAAAGCCTTTTAATGCTAATGGAGGTACTCTgatttctcatttgttttatgctgatgatgtgctgattttttcaaatggggGTAAAAGATCTCTACTGCAGATTATGAAGACTTTGCAAGCGTACCAATCTATGTCTAGGCAGATG GGGAATTCGGTGTGGGCAAAATTCTTTCTGAAGAAATATGTGGGTGGTAAGCACCCTATGGCTCTTTATAATTCCACAGGTTCAAGATTTTGGAAAGGTATTTTGTCATTGATGCCGATTGTGCAACAAAATTCATGTATTTTGATTAGAAGTGGTGCTTGtaatttttggtttgataattggTTGGGGGATGGGGCCATTGCTAATACTGAAGAGGTTAGTGTAGATGAGAATTTATTGGTGgctgatattttaaatagttctGGATGGGATGTGACTAAATTGCGTATGCTGGTGTCGGAAGAGATGGTTGAGAAAATAATTGCTTCGCCGGTTCAAATATCAGGTGGATCAGATGTGCGTATTTGGCAGCCTAATCCGGATGGTACTTTCTTTACCAAATATGCTTGGCATTTAATTAGAGAGACAGGGCCT AAATTTGATAGATTGCATGCAAATGATATCAAGGTTTTACAGGAATTAAATTGCCCAATTTCTCATGTTAGCAAAAAAAGTATGAAAGCTATAGCTTGGATTAAGCCAAATAGAGATCAGTATAAACTAAATGTTGATGGTAGTTGGCTCAGAAATCTTGGATTAGCATGTGGCGGTGGGGTTATTAGAGATCATGATGGTCGAGTGTTGGCGGGTTTTGCTATTCATTATGGGCAGGTTTCCAATAATGTTGCTgaggggagagctttacttgatggTTTAAAGTTGGCACAACAGTTGGGTATTCGAGATATCTTGGTGGAGTCCGATTCAGAAGTTATT GATGACATCCAGAGATTGTTTGTTGATTTACAGTGTTCCATCCATCATATTTTCAGAGAAGCAAACATGGTTGCGGACTATCTTGCCAAAGAGGGGGCTTTTAATGGAG TTGAGAATGAGAGAGtatatttaaaaagtataaGTGACTATGCATGGATTTGGTACGGAAGAGATCTATTTCGTTATCAATGTGTGGTGAAAGTTACCTTGGTAGGTGATGAAATGGATTAG